The Lycium barbarum isolate Lr01 chromosome 4, ASM1917538v2, whole genome shotgun sequence nucleotide sequence GGAGAATATGTATCTTCTTCTGCCCCTTCTACCCCTGCGGTATTGTAATCAAATTCTAGAAACTCTGAAGTAGCTTATAACCCCGCTGTATTGTAAtcaaatccaaaaaaaaattcaGCTTCTTCTTGCCCTACTACATTGCTAGTAAGTCCAGGGAGCACTCCAACTGCTTCTCCAGATTTTGAAACTTCTATCGGCCCAATTACAACCACATTTACCCTTAGAATGGGCCAACGACAACCATCTTTGTCAACATCAGCTAAATAAGTGaacaaatcatcatcatcatcctttgATTCAGAAAAATGTGCTTTTTTCGTTGCAACAATGCTGAGCATGTAAGTGATTGAGAGATCCTTCGGCGCACAAGATAACTTACACCTAGTGATGACGATATCAACAAACTCATCATACGTAACATCCCTCCTCATTAGTATCGGTACTGTAAGACTCTTCGACTTCCAACTATAACGCTCATCGATCTCTATCCATTCACCATGTAGATCAATTGCTAATAGTATTTTGTCCCCCATTAATTGTCATAACACCGCGGATATTACAAAGATGCATATTAGAACTTGAGACAATATTATAGTCAGTACGGTATTTATACATAGAGAATTTATATGCAGGTTCGTAGTGTAAACAACATGTGGTTGTTTAAACAAAGTCTGGTTGTTTACATGGAGCCTGCATGTGCAATTGATAAGTTGTGGATTTTAGGGCTTTTTACATCCACTACTTATACTTTTTGAGTAATCTTTTCAAGTGTTTGTTCGTGTTTTCGTGTGTTTTCATGTGTTTACAGATTTTGTGAGTCGAggacaaaagagggacaaaatggaACAAAAAGAGCAAAAGAGCATAAAGTTGCGGCAAATATGCAGCACCGCAAGTTGGAGTTGTGGTCGCATCTTTTGCCCAGAGAATTGACAGTAAGCTGAACAAAGTACCTCAACTTGCGATGAGAATGCGGCACCGCAACTTCTAGATGCGGTCGCATTTTGGAGGCCCGAACATCCAGTGAGCCAAGCTATATGCATGAAGATGCGAAGCAGATGCGGCACCGCAAACTCATTTTGCGGCCGCATCTCCAGAAAGACTGACAAGGAATGTTGAGTGTTTTGCGGTCGCAAACTCATGTTACGACCGCAAACTTGGTTTGCAAGTCGTCAATTTGTCCGAAATTTGACTTTTTGTCCTCCCTCTGTAAATACTTGTACTTAGTGCTCTGTGCACATTATTGAATATTCCCCACTTTTCACTTTTCAGTTGTCTTTTAGCATAGAGAGAGCTTTGGATATCATTTATTATGGAAGCTTTTGAGAAGATTCTCCATCTTTTTGTCATCTTCTCAATTAACATTATTATAAGCTCATGAATATTCTCTTTGCTACTACTTTCTATTTAATGAATATGAGTAGCTAAAccatttagctaaggttgtgggaccaaatgtgttagttacgTGATTGGTTTTGTATTCATCCTCCATTTATGTGTAAAGATGTTTTTCTATTTACTCTTCAACCTTTAATGTCGTTTAATAGcgtacaacattatttgtgcctggTTGCTTttcctttgcttgagaaaggaagggaaagttaggaaaagagtaaatAGCAAGAATTTGAGGCTtataaacctcatctaataacttaagctagagataggaaagttacttgagataaaatgggtgttcatatttttcacattctaaggcttgagaaagcttagtaatgatatttatcaatttggttgagaaacttttgatAAACTTTTGTATCCCATATTTAATTGCATCTACACATATAAAGGAGTTGGATTACTACTCAGTTGCATTACTTTTCATTGGGACCACAACCTTAGTGCCTTTAGTAACTGTTAATCAAGCATTAATCATTTTCTTACCAATGACCATGACAAACATTAGAACCAAACTTTATGTACATTCCCGTCTCTAGGAATATAGACTATTAATCAAGTGTTACACTTAacgagtatatttcttcattgtattctttgtgggattcgacctcaacctcgttgggttctatatttgacaacgaccgcttactcctaatttaaaggtgtaatttgggcgtatcagcAATGCAACCCCTTAGTATAAATACCATGCGATTATTTAAAATGCATATGAATATTTAAATACATTAGGATATGCAGTTTTTTAATGTAAACACTACAtggatattttaaaaaatatatgatGTTTATGTAAACACCATGTGCAATGCAGGTCCTTTGTGTAAACACCATGCAGTTGTTTGTCCTTTGTGTAAACACCATACAGTTGTTTAAACAACTACAGGTTGTTTATAAACAACATGCAGTTGTTTATAAACAACTACACGTTGTTTATTAACAATCCAGAAGAACAGAATGTTTAATTTAGAAAACGATAAAGAACGTTAAATTATTATCTTAAATCACTGAGATGAATTGTTTATCCCCTTTGAAGCAAATTCTCAAACAGTGTATTAACAAATTACTACCCTTAGTATAAATACCATGCAGTTGCTTAAAATACATATGAATATTTAAATACATTATGATGTGCAATTTTTTAATGTAAACACTACATggacattttaaaaaatatatgatGTTTATGTAAACACCATGTGCAATGCAGGTCTTTTGTGTAAACACCATGCAGTTGTTTAAACAActataagttgtttataaataACAATCCAGAAGAACAGAATGTTTAATTTAGAAAACGATAAAGAACGTTAATTATTACCTTAAATCACTGAGATGAATTGTTTATCCCTTTTGAAGCAAATTCTCAAACAGTGTATTAACAAATTACTATCAAGAACAAAGAAGTAACCCAAATTAAAAAATCTttggtttagtgatgaagaagaaggCAAATGCAGATTTCATTTTTGTTCAATGAAGATAAATCTAACCCTAGTTTGAAGAGAGTAAGACTTTTGGAAGGATGGAATGTGCTGAgattgaaaaagaagaagaagaagaagtggaagaagatgaagatgaatgtGGGCTGATTCTCTACACTGAAATGACCTAACTAAATGGGATTTTTTGTTGTCCTTTTGGCCAAAAAACCCTTTTATATGTCGGTCTTGTTTGTAAATAGAAAAACTTTAGGGTGTACAAAAATGTTTTTTATTTAAATGAGCATAACCCCATTAATACCTAATTATAATAGAGTCCCTTTTACCCAATTTTTAAAACTTGTGTCCTAAATCCTTAAATAAATAACTCAAAAGTCCCTTTTAATTCCATATATCTAAGAACAATAAGAAACGCTTAAGCGGTTATACATGAAATACAAAATACTACAAGGAGAACAACTCGTCATTCTCTTGCAATGCTTATGCCAATGCATATATTGAGATCTTGATATACATAATAAGGGAGACAGGGTAATTTATGATCCGAAAACAAGCCATGTTATACGAATTGCCGCTTCATGTTTTATGTTGGAAAGCAAATTTAAGAGAAACATCAACTTGGCGAGTGCCCCTGTGATAGGGTTCCAAACACAAACATATTGATGAAAGGTGCTAACAACAATACGCTCTTCTCCGTTTGCAAATACATTCAAGTTTTTATTTCTTTAAATGAAAAACGTCGTTCGCCAGCCAGTCAATAAGGACAGGCTTTCTCAAATTCCTTCTGCTCATTACGACACATCTCAAACTCATTTGTGTTGTAGTACATGCATCCAGCATAAGCATCCATCTCCTTGTTACACCTCTGATGGAGATCCTTCAACCTACAATGGAAAACAAAGGAAATAGATTTCTCAAAAGTGCACAAAATATTGAGATTTATACAGCACACTCAGATTTCTTAAAGTCGTGCAAACCATACTCTTCTAACTTAgtttataataaatactccctcccttcacttttacttgtccaatttGGACTTTGCACACTCTTTAAGAAACGATCATTGATATGGGTATTTTACCACAATATCcactatacaacaacaacaacaacaacaacaacccagtgaaatcccacatcgtagggtctggggagggtagagtgtacgcagacctgactcctaccaaggtaggacggctgtttccgaaagacccccggctcaataaaagcataaaaagaagtcagatacggttagataaggttaagagattcggataagagatttaaagcgatatggaaatgaaataattgaTTTGAATTTCTTAgtcgtatctgacctctttttatgctttttattgagacgagggtctttcggaaacagccgtcctaccttggtaggagtaaggtctgcgtaaactctaccctccccagatcccacgGTGTGAGAttccactgggttgttgttgttgttgttgttgtatccacTATAATTGATGTTTCGTCTTAAGTCATGAGAAATGATTTGGGAAATAAAAAGTgacaaaaaaagtgaaaatatatttttagtatagtggataagtaaaagtgaatggagggagtagttTAATCAAGTTACATGTACTGAAATAAATATACTGGACATCCAACAAAAGAAGAGGAGAAATGTTGCCAATCCTCCCTATTTTGTGTTTGCATTTTTCTCTCACTGACTCCACCTCCACACACTCAGCCCTAAAATAACCCCAACCATCTCTCCATCTCGATAATTTAGGCTATTGACCTATGCTTAATTGGCTACAGCATTAATGTCTACACAAGGTAATTCACTTTTATTTAAATCTTAGCATGTAACCTGTCTAGGCACCCAAGCAGCTTACAGCGAGGATCTTGCAAGAAGTACAACACGTACACACCAAGAATATACACACAGAACAAaagaattaaaataatagaaagtaAACTTCACACCGCAAGGAAAGACTGTATTTTTAGAAGAAAATAGTAGTTGACCATGTGGTAGCCAGCAGCATTAGTTGACCACGTGGTAGCCAGCAGCATTTAGTTGATGGCACTTATAGTAGTTTCTCTACTCGTGAAACTGATGGACGGAGAGATATAACTAGTGAAAGGAGGAGAGAAAATAATTTTCGGTAAGACAACAAAAATGTAACAAGTAGACTAGGATTTCATTTAAGACAACAAAAATGTAACAAGTAGACTAGGATTTGATTGTTCGGTCAAAGGAAGGGTTTGTTTCATGTACTTGCCTAATGCCACTTTTAAGAGGATATGCATTAGTTTGAGAATCAAAATGGTGTCAGTGTATTGAGCTATAATGAAGCGATAGTGTGAGTGAGCAGGTCTCTTATTTACAAAGCTGATATATGAGGAGTGACTGAAGTTGTAGATGTTTTCGGATAAGCTGTAACTACTTAGCACTGAGAAGGTGCCTTAAAAAAGGAACGTGACTTTAGCATTGTCTTAGAATAGGTCTCAAGGATTTTAATGGGATAAATATCAAAGTCCATTGTCCCTGTCACAAACTTAACAAATAGACATGACAACATCCAACCCATGTTTCATCACAAGTAATTCAAATAGGAAAAACCTAAACTACTATTGATTCAAAGAGTCAATGGCGCCAGATATAATCCTACACTATATAAGCATTCAAATACTCTGAATGACAATATTCAGCATTGGTGTGGTAAGGAAGATAGAACCTGAAATAAGCCCCAATTACAGTTTCCATCCCATAAAGCATGCAGTACACTCATGAGAATACGGAAGAAGAAATAAACAGCTACAAGCATTCATAACATTATGTCGAATTGCCAGGTACCGAGCTTAACAATTTCTTCCACCTCTCAAAGGTACAAGTTTAATCACAGCGTGTTAACAATAGTTTATGAAAAACAACAGACCATCCCTAAATACACAACTACCAATTTTAACTGCTAGAGGTGGACTTGTTTATTCTGGTACAGTATTGTTTGAAACTGTGTTGCATTATGCTTCTGATTTCTCTCTGTGCAATAAATGTAACCCAGGAAATATATCTTATTACTGAAAATGCTGTCATTCTATCAACAACTATTAGGAAACAGTTGAACCGCAAACCATCTTCCCTTCAACTATTATGAAAGAAACGTTCATAAAAATACTTAATATCAATCAAATAACTTAGCCGCAATATGAATAGTCTATGTTCATTCTGCTCCATTCAAACTCACGAAATATTATACTAGTAAATAATTTATCTTATAAGGAAAATTAGGGGCTCTTTAAAACTAAacttggtggatagagttacccgGTATCTGTGCTGGTAGGAGGTAGCAGGTACCccatggaattagtcgaggtgcgcgcaagcgGGCCCTGATACCACGGTAATCAAGGAAATAAACTAGAAGTTCTCTGAATCTCACACTTATCTCTATTATGACATCTCTCTAACCAGACTAAAAACAGTCGCTCCAGGCAAACACCGGACAAAGATAATTGAAACACTTGATGTTAAATTGTATGACcacctcatctaaaagcttaaaacATTAGAAAGCGAAAGCATTATCTACTTAATTATGTCTTTAACACACCCCTCGTGTGCAAGTCCGATTCTTTTCATAGTTCAACCACGTGTCTTTTTATCCTTTTGAAGGTGATGGTGAGACTTGAATCCaataggcttaatgcatatgccgACATGCAGCCTCCTAAACTTGCTCCTTTAttccattttggcacctcaactaagtgttgttcctattgaacccctgaactcgtcctcaattGTGTCTATCAAACCTCCTAAATCTGTTTTTTGTTAAAAGCATAAATTAAATTGGAGACAAcatgtggtaagctattctttaggtccatggatgtgtcggtttctactggttctgctcttccactgccagcttaattaagagccactctttttttttccctcttAATTGTTGCTAATCTTagatggcataattaaattagaatatagcaacattgaagatggaatactatgTAAGTCGGATAGCTACATTCACTATAAACGAATACACAAACTTAACTTTCAGTCCACAATATAACAATCACACAAATCTCAATTCAAAATtgaaaattaagaaatatttggaTATGAATTTGTTGACTTACAGGCTAAGGACACAGCGAGTGACTTGTTGACCTTTTTGGAGGCATTTTTCAGGGTTAGGATCGTCTTTTTTGCACTTGAGATAAGCTACATTCTCGCTTCGGCATCTAATATCTATGTGCTTGGATGCTGACATCAGCACCGCCGACGTTGGGATCGGATTTCCTATCCCATCCACTGCGCTACTTGTAGCCATTATTCTCCTATCGCCGATAACTTGTTCACACGGCTATTGAAACTTCGTTTTCTCTCTGAGAAATTGTCTGGTCTTCAGATTGCTGGTCATACATTTCTGATACTCAAAACTTGGGCTGATTATTTGGGCCAACAGGGTTGAGGCCTGGTAATTGATTAAGTGGGCTGATAGCAATTTGCAGcattgtccttcgctgggggtggtctttaatttttgtccctcaaattggtggtctttaaaatTTGTCCTTCGGGCAGAATTTACatggcagaatttgcatggcctTAAGGGCAAacgttaaagaccaccattttgagggacaaaaattaaagaccacccccagcgaaggacaatcctgcaaatttcccttttaaactttaaaatataaaattgCACAAATTGGTCTTCAAATGGGCTGagatttaatttttggccttcaaaatCGAATTTATGCCTAGTGGGGCATATGTTCTTTAAAAACGTGGggcataacttgtgagatattatgatgcgaaaatataaacttatgcccaTGAAAAAATTATTTGCCTTGCAAATGACCCCCTTTTTTATTGGGTTGAGGCCTGGTAATGGATTAAGTGGGCTAAGAGTTTTTAACTGATTCGTTGGGCTTGTAAAAATATCACTTGTCAGCCTGTTTTGACACCAGCATTTAACATGTACCCcattttaattttatatatatacagtgTCTGAGGTTAGACTTGACAAAACAAAACTTCAGACACAATATTTGAGCTTACATATATTCTTGcctgaagttaaaaaaaaatgattggaCTCCGTCATTTTTGCTTGACTTTAGCCATTTCTGTTTGAAATTCATGCATGTATTGCTGAAATTCAAGCAAAAGTAGTTAAGTCCGGCAAAAATAACTGAACTTCGGTTATATATGGCTGAAGTTCAGACAAAAATGACTGAATATGACTAAAGTTCAAACAAAAATGACCAAAATGATGAACTTCAGCTGCATGTGTCTGAACTtcaatcatatgaaactttaaaTATTATGTCTGAAGTTAAACATTGTCAAGACTAACTGTAGACACCGTAAATTTGAAATTATTCAAAACAGATGCACgtataaaagaaataaaaaatggaTACAAGTTAAATAACAACATTAAGCTTGGGTATTAGTGCACTTTCCCCCTTAGTTCTTAGTGTTTGGGCTGACCCTCGAATTTGGGTTTAGGAAATAACGCATGGTGTTTCCAAAAGTGTCCGATCTTAAATTTTTCGCTAAACAAAATCTCTAAAAAAAGACCTTaacttgaattttttttgttgagaAGAACTTTTGTTGTTCATTAGGCATAAGTTCTAACTTTTGCCTATAAGACATAACTTGTGTTGAATTAAGCAGTTCACTTTTTTGAAATATACTGAACACCTACCTTATAGGCAAGAGTTAGGAGTTATGTCAGTCAACAAAAGCTTCCATAGGTTGTCTATTGAGCATAtaagaaaaacatttttttgcgcggatttcccttcttttggggtggtttttaatttttttcccctcaaattgttggtcttttcACCCTTCGCttaaaaggtggccgaaaatgaCCTGACGctctgggttcgaaccctcgctcagttaaaaaaaaaaactgcaagcAAAAGTCTACCTTATGCGGCAAACTTTGCCTTAAAAGGTGCCCGAAAAcaccctgaggttctgggtttgaaccctcgctcagttaaaaaaaaacgcAAGGCAAGACTTTTGCAAAAAGTACAccttatgcggcagactttgccttaagggataactaaaagtgtgccttATAGGGCAAAGTCAGTTATGACTTAATGGGCAGACTTTCAGTTAtgacttaactaaaagtttgccctaCAAGGCAAAGTCTGTCGGCTTCGGCATAGGTTCTATATAACTTCGCTCGAATAGGCATAGATTCAAAGAAACCTATGCCTTGTGAAAACATTAGTATTATTTTTTACTCTACTTGGTTTCGAATCCAGAACCTCGAAATATTTTCGGCTACCTTTTTAAacaaaggccaaaaattaaataccagtaagttgagggccaaaaattaaagatcagtctgtatgaaggacaatcgtgcaaattgcccttctAAAAACATGTCTTTATGAAAAATTGAGCAGATTCAttagtgggcgtttggccataaaaaatattcactttttttcagatttttttttcactttttttacttttaccgtttggccataaaaattattcattttttccggagttgtattccggaatactaaaaacaagaaaaacttatttttcaaaaaaattctaaacttttttcacttttttacactacatttcaccaaaaaataccatttcaaaaactatgatcaaacacaactccaactccaactccaatttTAAAAAttctaaagaaaaagaaaatctttttggtatttatggccaaacgggttaGACCATGTCCATAATGAATGTCC carries:
- the LOC132634977 gene encoding NADH dehydrogenase [ubiquinone] 1 alpha subcomplex subunit 8-A-like, which codes for MATSSAVDGIGNPIPTSAVLMSASKHIDIRCRSENVAYLKCKKDDPNPEKCLQKGQQVTRCVLSLLKDLHQRCNKEMDAYAGCMYYNTNEFEMCRNEQKEFEKACPY